The genome window ATTACCCCAGTTTGGTCCAGACTTCACAGAAACAATATAGTAGTTACTATTGAATTGAAACTCGATATCAATCCCCTGTGCTGCTGATTTCCTGCCATTATGCGTTCGAGCACAGACAAACAAAGCAATTGCTTCCAATACTTTGCCAAATAATGTTTCTTCCTGGGATGAAAGATGGGCATCTAATAGGGAGCGAACTAGGTCAGTAACAACTTCTAGGTTCTTAGCTTTGAAAAGGTAAATATTTTTCCGACGTAATAGCTGGTCTAATTTCAGGGAATTCAGCGAATCTAGCCGTCGTTGGTGAAAATTGTCAATCCATTGCCCAACAAAGTCATTTAGAGTGATACTGCTAAGCGCTGCGTGATATGGGTCAGAGGGACTAGCCGTCGCAGACATACATTCCGGTTGGCTCTAACAAAACCATTTGCTCAGGAATCGCTGCTTTTGCTAACTCGCAGTATTCTGGTTTCAAGTCAATGCCCACTACGTGGCGTCCCAGAGGAACTGCTGCGGCGATAGTCGTCCCACTGCCAACAAACGGATCAAGCACCCAGTCACCTGGGTCAGTAAAAAGCTTAATAAACCACTCTGGTAATGCTTTAGGGAAAGCGGCTGGATGATTTTTATTACTGCATTCAGTCGCAAAAGTTAGTACATTTGTTGGGTAGACATACTCTCGGCCAAGCCAATTCGCAATGTTTTTACCAAAGCCACTTCCGACTCGTGAATCAAAACGCACGACATCATTTTCACCTAGCCGCTTGAGACGCTTT of Gloeomargarita sp. SKYB120 contains these proteins:
- a CDS encoding PmeII family type II restriction endonuclease, yielding MSATASPSDPYHAALSSITLNDFVGQWIDNFHQRRLDSLNSLKLDQLLRRKNIYLFKAKNLEVVTDLVRSLLDAHLSSQEETLFGKVLEAIALFVCARTHNGRKSAAQGIDIEFQFNSNYYIVSVKSGPNWGNHQQVQRMKQNFSAAKRILNLPNAIAVNGCCYGRDNQENKGDYLKLCGQSFWELISNDPNFYLSFIEPLGQNAKEKNEEFFRGYYRIVNRFTEEFFRKGWCRDGRIDWEGLVKFNSGKT